The window ACATCTGGAGCGAACTCGCCCCGCGCATCGCCGACGGGCAGATCATCCCCATCGTCAGCAACTCGATCTATCAGGACCTCGTCTTCGCTTCGCTGCTGGCCGAGCCTGAACCGGGCGCGACCAAGGGGGATGCCACCGGCGCCAACGATCTGAATTACAACGCCGAGGATATTTTGGCCGATGCCTGGGCCACCGACGTCGGCTTTCCGCTGCCTGAGCAACATTGGCTGCCCCGGGTGGCCCTCTTCGTGCGCGTCGCCCGCAGCAAGACCACGCGTGAGGCCAAGGCCACCTATCTCAACTTCCTCAAGGATACGCTGACCTTCCTGGCCCGCACCGAGGGCAAGGCCGATGCCGCGACCCTGGACGAGATTGGCGCTGACCGCGAGCGCTACAGCTTCACCGAGGTGGCCGCCGAGTTGGGCTATCCGGTCGCCGGCAAATCGCCCAACCCCATCGACCTGCTGGCCCAGCTCAACCTGCCCATCTACATCACCACCAGCCATTTCGATTTTTTGGAGCGGGCCATCCGCGCCAACGGTCGCGAGAACGTGCGCACCCAGGTCTGCTTCTGGTCGGGCGAACCGACGAAATGGGCCGACCCATCGCACAAGACCGATTTCGATTTTGAGCCGACCGAGGCCACACCGCTGGTCTACCACGTCTTCGGTTTGGAGACTTATCTCGAATCGATGGTGCTGACCGAGGATGATTATCTCGATTTTCTCAGCACGCTGGCCCGCGATACCAGCTCGGAAAATCGCATCATGCCCCCCTATCTGCAAAAGGCCATCGCCAAGTCGTCGCTGTTGATGCTGGGCTACCGGCTGCGCGACTGGGAATTTCGCGTCATGTTTCGCGGCCTCATCCGCCCCTCCACGCTGCGTGAGTTCAATCTGGCGATCCAGATGGATTTGCACCGCCAGAGCGCCCGCGCCACGGCCGAACAGATCAAGGCTTATCTGGAAAAGTATCTCCTCGACAACGCCAACTTCACCGTTTCCTGGGATTCCCCCCAGGCCTTTATGAATCGCCTGTGGGAAGAGTGGCAAGAATGGCGACGCTAGGCAACACCGCACCCAACGCCGCCAGCACCCCCGCGCCGGTCGCGGACGATGCCGAGGCGCACAAGCCCTACGTCGGCCCGCGCACCTTCCAGCCGTCGGAAGCGGCGCGCTTCTTCGGCCGCGACCGGGAGGCGCGCGATCTCATCGCCCGCATCATCTCCGAGCGCTTCCTCCTCTTCTATGCCCAGTCGGGCGCGGGCAAAAGCTCGCTCATCAACACGCGCATCGTGCCGGGGCTGGAGGCCGAGGGCTTCGAGGTGCTGCCCATTGCCCGGGTCAGCGGCCACGACGGGCGATTCGTCACCGCCGAGAACATCTACGTCTACAACCTGCTCTCCAGCCTCCACAAGCACGAGAACGCGCCGCCCGCCCTGGGGACGATGAACATCGCCCACTTCCTCGATAACCTGGTCTGTCACGACGGCGTCTTCTTCTATGATGACGCCTACGTCTGGCCCGACGATGCCGAGTTGAAGCCGCGCGTGCTCATCATCGACCAGTTCGAGGAGATCACCACCACCAACACCCCCTTCTGGGAGCAGCGCGAGCCGTTCTTCCGCCAACTGGGCGAGGCGTTGGCCGCCGACGAAACGTTGTGGGTTGTCCTGTCGTTGCGCGAGGATTTCCTGGCCGGCCTCGACCGCTATCTCCACCTGGTCAACAACGGCATTCGCCAGCGCTTCTACATGCAGCAGCTCAATCGCGACGCGGCCATCGAGGCTATCTGCCGCCCGGTCGTCGAGCGGCGGCCGTTCGAGCCGGGCGCGGTGGAGGAACTGGTCGATAACCTGATGACCTCGCGCCGCCAGGATGAACCCGGCGGCGAGAACCACCAGGCTGAATTCGTCGAGCCGGTGCAACTCCAGGCCGTCTGCTACCAGATGTGGGAAAAGCTCCAGACGCGCCCCGGCCCCACCATCACCCTGCAAGACGTGCGCGATTTCGCCGACGTGGATACGGCCCTGGTCAGCTTCTACGAAGACACCATTGCCGATACCCTGGCCTGGGCCGCCACCCGCCCCGAACCGGCCATCACCGAGACCGACCTGCGCCACTGGTTCGAGACCAAACTGGTCACCGAGTCCGGCACGCGCAACATGGTCTTTCGCGGCCAGGAAGTCAGCGGCGACCTGCCCACGCCCGTGGCCGATTACCTGCGTTCGCGCTTCATTATGCGCGAAGTCGTGCGCCCCGGCGGCGTCTGGTACGAACTGGTGCACGATGGCTTCATCAAGCCCATCCAGGACGCTAACCGCAAATGGCTGGAGCGGCAGCCGCTGCTGCAACTGGCCCAGCAATGGGAAAGCTCCGACCGCAGCGAGACCCGCCTGCTGACCGGCAGCCAATTCGAGGAATTCTCGGCCACCAAATGGCAGGCGCTGGGGCCGCGGGTCGCCGCCTTCATGGAGGCCAGCCGCCTGGGCCGCCGCGACCTGGAGCGGCGCAAGGCTCTCTTGCGCACTATGGGTATTGGCGCGGCACTGCTGTTCCTGATTATGATGGTCATCTTCTTGTACCGCTCCGGCCTCAGCGCCGAAGCCCAACGCAATGAGTTGGCGACCCGCAACGCCGAGTTGAACCAGTCGAACGCCATCAAGGACGCCAACGCCACGGCCGTGGCCGACGCCAACGTCGCCATCCAGTCGCAAAACGTGGCCCTCAGCACCCGCCAGGCCGAACTGGACGAGGCCAATGAGGCGTTGCGCGCCTCCCGGCTGGTCGATAACGCCGCCGACTATCTGGCCCAGGGCAGCCTGGAACCGGCCATCTTGCTGAGTTACAAGGCGCTGGAAATAAATGAGGCGGATCCGACGCGCCGCATTCGCGCCGTGCTCTTCAACGCCCTCAGCCGCAAGATCGAAGGGGGTACACCCGATTCCCCCCTGCGCGGCGTCCACCTCGCCCCGGTCGACACCGCCGGCTACCCGCTGCCGCTGGGCGATCTGTTCACCGGCCCGGAACCAGATACCCTGGCGACACTGGTCGATGGGGTCATCCATACCTGGCCGGTTGATGCCAGCGGCGAACCACCTGTTGCCACACCCTACGCCCTGCCCGCCGCGGTCGGCCCCGGCCTGTCGCGCGCCGCGTTCCACGCCGGGCAGGGGCTGCTGGCGACCGTCGCCGATGCCGGGCTGTCCCTGTGGCGGCCGGCCGATGCCGCTGATCCCGGCCGGCAACTGCTGGTCGAGGGCGACATCACCACTCTGGCCTTCAGTCCCGACGGCGGGCAACTGGCCGTGGCCCAGGCCTGCGCCGGCCCCGGCCAGTGCCCCATCCACATCTTCGCCCTCGATTTGACCGGCGAGCCGGCGCCCATCGCCCCCCTGTTTACCATGCCTCAGCCGGCCGAGGTGATCGACCTGGCCTTCCTGGCTGACGGGCGCCTGGCCTGGACGGATTCCTATGGCGTCATCGTCATGGATCCCGCCACCCAAACCAGCGAGACGCTGCCCCGCGCCACGGGCCAGAAGGGGAAAATCAGCGCCCTGGCCGTGGCCCCGACCACCAATTTGCTCATCGTCGCCGGATGCGACGACATCGCCCTCCTCCTGCCCGACGGCTCCACGCCCACGCCGCCGCCGGCCGGCGCGCCCGCCCGCTGTGACGACGACGACGACCCGTGGCTCGAGTGGTGGTTCCTGGGGCCGAAAAATCCGGCCAATTTCCGCCTCGACGTGGCTGCGCCGCTCGATTTGATCTTTCTGCCGGATCGCGAGCAGATGTTGTTCGTGCGCCGGAATGGCGCGGCCGGGGTCTTCACCTATGGGTCGGTCAGCGAAGAACTGGCGCGGGCCAATGCCTGCGCCGTGGCCGGTCGCAATCTGACGGCCGAAGAGTGGCTCCAGGCCAACCCCGAAGCGTCGGCGGAAGCGTATGAACCCTATTGCCTGGATTTGCCCAGCCACCCCAGCGTCCTGGCCCCGCTGGTTCAGGCCTGCCACGACCAGCCGGAGGCGACGGCCGCGGCCTGCTGGTCGGCGCTGTCGGCCCGCGTCGGGGGCGAGATCGACCCGGCTCAACTACAGGCCTTCGATGAGCGCCTGGTTGCCGCCCGCGCCGGCCTGAGCGCCCAACGGCGCACGACCTCCCTGCGCTATCTGGCCGAGGCCGGCGCGCTGGCCCGCGCCCTGCCGGACGGTTTGCGGCCTCTGCTCAATGCGACGCTGGCCGCCGAATATACCGCGCTGTGCATCGATGGAGCCGTCACCGACTCGCCGGCCCTCAGCGAGGCCTGCGCCTTCGGCAGCGATTCGGCCGCGGCGCTGCTGGGGCAGGGGGCCGAGGCCGCGGGCGACCAGCGGCTATGGCGCATCGAGGGGCAGGCCGGGCAGGTGCTCATCGCCGCCGTCGAAGTGCTGGAGGGCGGCGATGCCACCTTGCGCCTGCTCGATGGCGATGGCACGGTTGAGCTGGCCTACAACGATGATTACAACGGCCTCAATCCGCGCCTGATGAGCCGACTGGCAGACGATGGGCATTACCAGATCGAGGTCGGCTGGCTGGGGTTGCCCGGCCGTTATCGCCTGACGACCCAGGTCGAGACGCCGGAACTGTTGCCGGTTGGCGCGGCCGTCGCCGCCGAAGCCGACCGTGTCCTGTGGCGCTTCAATGGTCGGGCCGGCGATCTCGTCAATCTGGCGCTGGACGCCGGGAACCCTGGGAATGATGCCCGCTTGCGCCTGCTGGACGCGAATTTTGTAGAAGTGGCCTTCAACGACGACTTCCAGGGCTTCGACCCGCAACTCGATGTGCCCCTGACGGCCGACGGCCCTTACTACGTCGAGGTCAGTTGGAACGGCGCGCCCGGCCCCTACAGCCTCACCCTGACCAAATCGGAGGTCGAGGCCATCGCCCTGGGCGACACGCTGGAGGCCATCGATCCCGAACAGCGGCTGTGGCGTTTCGACGGCCGGGCGGGCGACTACGTGATCATCGCCGTCACCGCGCCGGACGTT is drawn from Candidatus Promineifilum breve and contains these coding sequences:
- a CDS encoding nSTAND1 domain-containing NTPase, with product MATLGNTAPNAASTPAPVADDAEAHKPYVGPRTFQPSEAARFFGRDREARDLIARIISERFLLFYAQSGAGKSSLINTRIVPGLEAEGFEVLPIARVSGHDGRFVTAENIYVYNLLSSLHKHENAPPALGTMNIAHFLDNLVCHDGVFFYDDAYVWPDDAELKPRVLIIDQFEEITTTNTPFWEQREPFFRQLGEALAADETLWVVLSLREDFLAGLDRYLHLVNNGIRQRFYMQQLNRDAAIEAICRPVVERRPFEPGAVEELVDNLMTSRRQDEPGGENHQAEFVEPVQLQAVCYQMWEKLQTRPGPTITLQDVRDFADVDTALVSFYEDTIADTLAWAATRPEPAITETDLRHWFETKLVTESGTRNMVFRGQEVSGDLPTPVADYLRSRFIMREVVRPGGVWYELVHDGFIKPIQDANRKWLERQPLLQLAQQWESSDRSETRLLTGSQFEEFSATKWQALGPRVAAFMEASRLGRRDLERRKALLRTMGIGAALLFLIMMVIFLYRSGLSAEAQRNELATRNAELNQSNAIKDANATAVADANVAIQSQNVALSTRQAELDEANEALRASRLVDNAADYLAQGSLEPAILLSYKALEINEADPTRRIRAVLFNALSRKIEGGTPDSPLRGVHLAPVDTAGYPLPLGDLFTGPEPDTLATLVDGVIHTWPVDASGEPPVATPYALPAAVGPGLSRAAFHAGQGLLATVADAGLSLWRPADAADPGRQLLVEGDITTLAFSPDGGQLAVAQACAGPGQCPIHIFALDLTGEPAPIAPLFTMPQPAEVIDLAFLADGRLAWTDSYGVIVMDPATQTSETLPRATGQKGKISALAVAPTTNLLIVAGCDDIALLLPDGSTPTPPPAGAPARCDDDDDPWLEWWFLGPKNPANFRLDVAAPLDLIFLPDREQMLFVRRNGAAGVFTYGSVSEELARANACAVAGRNLTAEEWLQANPEASAEAYEPYCLDLPSHPSVLAPLVQACHDQPEATAAACWSALSARVGGEIDPAQLQAFDERLVAARAGLSAQRRTTSLRYLAEAGALARALPDGLRPLLNATLAAEYTALCIDGAVTDSPALSEACAFGSDSAAALLGQGAEAAGDQRLWRIEGQAGQVLIAAVEVLEGGDATLRLLDGDGTVELAYNDDYNGLNPRLMSRLADDGHYQIEVGWLGLPGRYRLTTQVETPELLPVGAAVAAEADRVLWRFNGRAGDLVNLALDAGNPGNDARLRLLDANFVEVAFNDDFQGFDPQLDVPLTADGPYYVEVSWNGAPGPYSLTLTKSEVEAIALGDTLEAIDPEQRLWRFDGRAGDYVIIAVTAPDVDADLLLRLKGPSGSELLYSDAYYSGAIDPQREQIETLLLEDGSYTIEVEWRSPTVAPYTLTTQRIESAALTLGQTVEVTPEQPLWRFDGRVGQQISLSAAPLPGNDIFLHLYDAQYALIGEAYSTYDAPVAQLSTVLTANGPYFVRVGWYFTPEPVTLTTAANEMPLLPLDVAQEAADTGQTWWRYEGQPGEIVVFTVATEAVYDAWLQLRDDQFTVLAYDDALNDGLAQLAYRLPDNGTVLVEVGWWNTPAPYAIRATTLAPQALTPGEPALEAGPDQRIWQVAGRAGELMSFAVQALDGADPILFLRNEQFEILAVNDNFSGLYNPQIAYALPQDGSYYLEVGWNGPPGSYALTASRPVPEALPIERAVTAEAASLWLFSGAAGDLVTIALDAPGDSYHFLRLLDTQFVELATGTEDGGRPNPRLTYLLPADGVYFIEVGTDDNPAPYTLRVERSAPVVLPLDETVAGGVDAPAVWSFVGRAGDIVTAAIAALDDGDTYLSLYDAQHLMVASSDDFDDLNPRLIARLPADGLYTLEMGWQDWSFIEGLTAPVAPMYGPYRLTAAVVPPEPLMIGETVTDVPADRGLWRFTGRAGDVVTLAVEALGGGDNPWLRLLDDQLQTVAFNDNADGLNPRLSVELPADGDYFIEVGWFGEVGTYRLVTE
- a CDS encoding SIR2 family protein codes for the protein MSRQRLKEWTEQKRKEQQEAEPADIWSELAPRIADGQIIPIVSNSIYQDLVFASLLAEPEPGATKGDATGANDLNYNAEDILADAWATDVGFPLPEQHWLPRVALFVRVARSKTTREAKATYLNFLKDTLTFLARTEGKADAATLDEIGADRERYSFTEVAAELGYPVAGKSPNPIDLLAQLNLPIYITTSHFDFLERAIRANGRENVRTQVCFWSGEPTKWADPSHKTDFDFEPTEATPLVYHVFGLETYLESMVLTEDDYLDFLSTLARDTSSENRIMPPYLQKAIAKSSLLMLGYRLRDWEFRVMFRGLIRPSTLREFNLAIQMDLHRQSARATAEQIKAYLEKYLLDNANFTVSWDSPQAFMNRLWEEWQEWRR